The genomic stretch tcacacatgccaggtgcagtggctcacacctgtaatcccagccctctgggaggccaaggtgggagaatcatttgagcccaggagtttgagaccagcctggacaattagcaagaccctgtctctataaaaaaactagctgggcaggtcgggcacggtggctcacgcctgtaatcctagcactttgcgaggctgaggcaggcagatcgcctgaggtcaggagttcgagaccagcctggccaacacggggaaaccccatctctactaaaaatacaaaaattagctaggcgaggtggcaggcacctgtaatcccagctacttaggaggctgaggaggctaaggcaggagaattccctgaacctgggaggcagaggttgcagtgagccgagatcgtaccactgcactccaacctgggtgacaagagtgagacttcatctttgggggggtaaaaaaaaaaaaacccacacacaaaaactagctgggcttggtggcacacatcagtagccccagctgctcaggacgctgagtgggaggatcacttgagcatgggagttggggctacagtgagctacaatcgcaccactgcattccagcctgggggacagagcaaggctgtatctcaaaaatttttttgaccaggtgcggtggctcacatctgtaacctctgcactttgggaggctgaggcaggtggattacctgaggtcaggagtttgaggccagcctggacaacatggtgaaagcctgtttctactaaaaatacaaaaattagctgggtgtggtggcgggtgcctgtaatcgtagctacctgggaggctgactgGAGAAttgcgtgagcctgggaggctgagactgcagggagctgagattgcttcattgcactccagtctgggcgacagagtgagactctgtccgactctcaagaaaaaaacaaagctgaaagCCACATTCCAGTATTAGAAGGCACCCGGTTGGGTGTCTGTAGCTGGCATCTCTTCTTTTCTTACAGGCACAGAAAGTAACGGGCTATCTAGGGGGTGGCATCTCCAATCCGCCAATCAGCTGTCGAGGGGTTTGAAGGTCGCTGACGGTGGCTGTAGTATGGGAAAGCACTCGGGATGCAGGCTGGGCTGAGGGCAGGAGGATGATGCCCGGGGCCCTCCTCTGAGGGTGTAGTCCCCGCTGGGGAGGCGAGTTTTGGTGAACAGCTGGGCTTCCGAGGATATCAGAGGATGGGGGTTTAAGGGGACACCGAAGTACGCACGGCCTCGGGGGACCTGCTTGCCAGTGTGCAGAACAGGGACGGTCACCCTCTAGTTTGCAGGGAAAGGAGCTTGGGGGGCTGAGAGCTGCCTCCAGCCTCTCATGAGGGCAAAGAAGCCCGGGGTCCCGTCCTGTGGGTGCGGGACCAGCACCAGGCAGGAGCGGCGGAGCTCAGAGCCCAGAGCTGTTCCCATGCACACACCTTCTGCTCCCCGCAGCCAGCCCAGGATGGCTTCTCTCATGGATGAGGGAGACCCACAGAGGGTCCTCGGCGTGGCCCGGCACACCCGGCCTGCCCACATCCTGGTCGCAGGTGCTGGCTCCCCGGGCAGGGCCAGGCCCAGCAGCCTTATTTCCTGGGGCCTGGGTGGCAGCCTGCACCCACTCCCGTCCCAGAACCCACTGGCATCACTCACTGTGAGCATCTTCAGGTCCGCCCGCTCCGCTGGGTTCTTGATGAGGCTGGGGGTTCCAAGAGGCAGGACCAGGAGGCGGTGGGGGAGACAAGACAGGGCAGTCAGTTGGTGGCCCCAGGGCACCTGCGTTTGGGCTGTGGTCGGAGGGGACCTGGATCTCTCCGACCAGAGAGAGTGGCACAGAGCTGGCTGCTCTGCTCTGCCTCCTGGCAGAGGACGAGGGATCCACCTCTGCACTTTGGTGCCAGGGGCAGGACACCTCCCGGGGGGAGGGTGAGAGGGAAAGAGGGTGGGAAACCCCGCCTGGTGGGTCAGAAGCCTGGACGCAACCCCAGCTAACTGTCTAATAAAACCCCAGGCCCGGGGCAACATCGCCGGAGCGCACGCCAAGGGCAACTCCGGCACCAGGAGTGCGGTGCCATTCCACGGCATCCCGAGCTCACACACACGGACTGGCCCTATGAGCAGCGGGGTGTCTGCAGATCCTTCCCCGTGgtctgtggcacatgcctgtgaggCCCACGCCACAGGTGCTGCTGGGTGCTTGGGGGCAGAAGAATGGAGTGGGGCTGTCGACCCTCCCGGAACCTGCGGGCGGATCCCGGGGAGCCCACAGTCAGCACACCAGGGGTTCGGGGACCAGACAGAGGCTTCTCCTGCTGCAGACAGTGAGGCGGGGACACCGTCATGTCCACAGGGCCTGCAATCCTGCCTCACCCCTGGGCTCAGGGACAGGATGGCATGGCAGCTGGGAGCTGCAGCCCCACAGCTCTGGGAAAGGGAATCTGGCTTCCCGTTGGGCTGAGTCCTGCCCGACGCTGCACTGGGATTCTGGATGGGCAGGCTGGGCCACGGGCCCCACCCAGGACCCGGAAGGAGTGGCACATCTGGGTCCCGGCCAGGGGTGTGGGCAGCCCAGCTCCACCTACCATTTATTGACAAACTCCTGGAAGTCGGGGGTGAACACACCGTTGGGCAGCTTAGGAGGCGGCTGTGGAGGAGAACAGAGGGTGGGGTCAGCCCTGGGCATCCTCAGGGACCCTCGGCTGCAGCCCTCCCTACCCCTCACTGTCCTGTCCGGTCACCCACCCTGCAGGCCTGGCCGACACCACATGCCAACTGGGCTGCACCCTGTCAGAGCTGGCCTTCTCCCGAAAGCTCTTGTTTGAGAGTCATGGCTGGTTAGAGGGAAAGAGTGGGGTACGTCCCCCTTTTATCAACAGGACAACCTCTCGAGTGTCGTCACTTGCTTCCTTCCCCAGTGTCACTGGCTGAAGGATGAGCTTTGGGACTGGGCCCCACAGAGGGACAGCAGGGTCCaaagttattttgttttgagacagtctcgctctgttgcccaggctggagtgcaatggcgtgatcttggctcactgcagcctccacctccggggttcaagggattctccagcctcagcctcctgagtcgctgggatgacaggtgcccaccactgcgcctggctaatttttatatttttagtagagacggtatttcaccaggttggccaggctggtctcgaactcctgacctcaggtgatccacccactgtggcctcccaaagtgctggaattgcacagctgagccaccgtgcctggccaaactgGGTCCACAGTTTTAAGCCCAAGCACTGGGGAGCCTGGCCCGACACACATCCCCGGAGCGGGAGTGGCCGTGTAAGCGGTGccagcagggcaggggcaggcctTTCCCGCgcaggggcaggggcgggggagcAGTGGGGGGATGTGCTCACTGGGCGTGGGTGTGGCTGCTAGGTGCAGGGAGAGCTGGGTCACCAgggccaccccacctggctcCGTCATCATCTCGCCACCCAACCCCAGGCCTAGCCCAGTCTGCAGGCAGCTCAAATGCCCGTTTCTCTGCCCCAGCTCCAAAGGGCCACCAAAGACACAGAAACCCACAGAAGGCCCAGGGAGGTGGCCCGGCCTGGTCACGTGGCCAACAGGACCTTGGGGTGCAGTCCTGTGCCTCCCTGACAGCTGCAGGCCTGGAAGGAGGCCACGTCCCTCCTTGTGCCTTGTTTTACTCATCTGGGTGGTGGAAACCCTCATATTGCGGCTCACTGGGTTGTTATGGGGACTGACGGAGCAGGAGCCACCCCGGGACCTACAGGTCCTTCTAGGCTCTCTGGGCCTCCTTCCAAGAGGCAAGGGCCATTCCTGTACCTTTCTCCGTGGAAGCGGGATGATTTATGAGTCCACGCCCATGGGCGCCAGGACGCTCTGATGCAGAGACACTGGGCCACCGCTCAAGGGGCAGGCTGGCTCCTTGGCCTGAGCCCAGGGCTGCTGGCACACACCTCCCTCTGGACTCAGGGTGAGAGGCTGCGGTGGGAATTCTGGGTTCATCTTCATAAAAAAACAATGCCCTTGGGAAGGAGCTGGGCTTGTGCAGCACAGTAGAAGATGGGAGACGCGACACACGTGGAATTGGttcaagaatcgcttgaacctgggaggcggaggttgcagtgagccgagatcaagccactgcactacaaagctagacaatgtctcaaaaaaaaaaaaaaaaattagctgggtgtggtggtgcgcacctgtaatcccagctactcgggaggctgaggcacgagaatcacatGAGCTTGGaaagtggaggtttcagtgagccgagaaggcaccactgtactccagccttggtgactcTTGCTCTGgtcagagagagactctgccttaaaaaaaaaaaaaagaaaagaaagaaagaaaaggaaaagaaaagccaaaaggCATCAAGCACAAACCTCGTTCACAATatagtccaggagttcaaagatGGCCATGGCGGGCCGGCTATCCATCCCGTGACCTGCACGGGGAGAGAGATGGAGGTGAGATGGGCCGATGGCCACCTCACTTCTGCTGGGGGTTGGGCTCCCAGGGGGCTGATCACCACCGGGCGCCCTCCTCCCCATGCCAGCCTAAATTGGAGGCGGGTGTGCAGAGGCACTGGACAAAGCTCCCCTGCCTGACTCTGGGTTCCATTCCCTGGGACAGCTACTCCTTGCCTGAGCCTctagtgaattaaaaaaaaggcaaaaggaacAAGAACATTTTTTGAGAAGTCACACATTTGGCTCGGTGAGGCTTGCCGGACGTGCCAAAGTCATCACCCCTCCTCtctggagggcagggggagggacgGTGCTGACCGCAGGCAAGGACAGCCGCGTGACCTTGCATGGAGCTGCTGGCGGTGATGGGGGCAGGCCCCAAGTGCCACTCAGGACGGGAGACCGGCTAGGGGTGGCTGACCCCTGTCTGAGAACCAGCTGGCCAGGCCTGGGCTTGGCAGCTGGACTTTCGCCTTCTGCCCGTCCTGAAATGGGCAGGCGGGCTGGGGccctgggctgggggcagggctggggatggtATACCACCTGAGAGTTGGGACTAGGAGAGGCTGAGGCTAGGCCTGAGGATAAGGACTTGGGGGCCTCTCCCTGGGATGAGATCAAGACATCCCAGCAGTCTGGCTGGAGAGGAGGAGGTGGGCTTGCCAGTGCTGTGAAAATCTCCTTCTCACAGCCCCGATCCCTCCGGGTAGGACCACAAAACGTGGCCTGTTCATGTcataaaatactactcagcctttcAAAAGGACCCAGGCTCTGACACGCACCATGGCGTGGATGACCCTTGAGGACACTGCGCTCCGGGAGAGAAGCCACACACAAAACACAGAAGGCCACACAAGTGTGTGACCCCATTTCTATGAAATGCCCAGGACAGGCCAGTCCAGAGGCAGGAAGGGGATGGAGAGTGACAGCTGATGGGGACAGGGTTTCCTCCTGGGGAGCTGAGAAGGTTCTGGAATTAGAGGTGATGGGGCGCAGCACTGTGactgaaaaccactgaactgCTCACCTGAAATGAGTGAGTTGTGCTGGTGTGTGCTTTGTAGTTCGGAAACATGGTTTTAAAACCAACCATAGTCCGCTACAGGGTCCTTTGGGGTCTGACGCCACCAACTCTCCCTGAtgtctgactttaaaaaaatcacaggacCCTCCTGTGATTCTGCACCAAGCAGCGTCCGCCCCCGGCTCTTCCCTCAGGCGGTGGAAGTGTCCGCTCGGCCCTCTCTGACTGGCGTCAGGGAGCTCCCGCTCCCGAGGTGCCCGCCCTAAGCGCCGGATTGTCCTCTGCGAGCCCAGCTGTCCCTGGGGCCTGAGCCCTCCCGCCCCCTCCCAGGCTGCGTCCCCTCCTGTGTGTGATGGGGCTGGAGCCAACAGGCCACTGAGGGCCATGCCAAGTCAGATCTCCACTTCAGGACTCCCTGGAAGGCTTGGCCCGCAGCACAGGAGTGTGTCACCTGCAGAATCCAGGCTCTGTGGCGGCCAATTCCTTCCACTTTTCTGTACGTTTGAATGCTTTCAGGATAAAATGTTGGAAAATCCAACTGCCCAGGGGCTTGGTGGCAAAGCTGTGCTCCCAAATCCCTCCAGCTGGCAACAACAGGTGCAGCTGCCCTGGACAGAACAGGTTTGGGGTGCTCACTGCTTCCAGCTCTGTCCCCGGAAACCCCAGGACCATGGGAGGACTGCTGACCACAGTCGGCACCATCCAGGGGGACAGGTGGTGCGCCAGGGGCAGAGGGGAGGCAGCTGTTGACCCTGGCACAGCAGGCCCCGCGCAGGGCACTGCGCGTCCAGACCGCAAGTTGCAGACTCAGGCCGTACCGCTGACGGGGCGCCCGGGGGGCCTCGGCCGAGGCGAGATGCTGTGAGGCTCTCCTTCTTCCCCGTCGACCACGGGCCGGCCAAagatggcctccagctctttGGCGTCGGGCGGGGGGATGGGGTACCTTCCGACGGCCAGCTCCACCAGGGACAGGCCCATGCTCCAGATGTCCGACTGCACCGAGTAATGTGTGCCCTGCAACCGCTCCGGCTATAGCAGAGCCAGGGAGGAAAGAGCCCAGAGGGGCGAGGATGGcagctggaacccgggaggcttGCCCCGTTACAGCCCCCGTCACCCTCTCCATGGCTAATGACCGCAGCAATGGATACAGAGCTGTTACGCAATTCCACCTCCCGGCTCACCCACCCAGGGCCTCCCTGCGGCACTTGCTGAAGAGGCTTCCAGCCCGAGGCCTGGAGCTGGTGTTGACCGCAGCTCTTGAAGAGCCTGCAATGCTCAGCACTTTTGGGAATGGATGATGGGCCCCAGGAAGCAGGGGCCTCCTCCTCCACAGCTAACATCTCAGAGGCTGCTCCAAGGCTCAATTTGGCAGGTTGCTGAATCCCCAGTCGTTTCCTAAAAGACCCCAGATTCCAATTCCTTGGTCCAGAAATTAActaagggccgggtgcggtggcccatgcctgtaatcccagcactttgggaggttgaggtggaagcccaggagttaagactaggctagccaatatggtgagaccccatctctactaaaaacatttttttaaaagctagccaaggctgccgggcgcggtggctcacgcctgtaatcccagcactttgggaggccgaggcgggcggatcacaaggtcagattgagaccatcctggctaacacggtgaaaccctgtctctactaaaaacacaaaaagttagccgggcgtggtggcgagcgcctgtagtcccagctactcgggaggctgaggcaggagaatggtgtgaatccgggaggcggagcttgcagtgagctgagatggcgccactgcactccagcctgggtgagagtgtgagactgtgtctcaaacaacaacaacaacaacaacaaaaacaaaaacaaaattacccagctgtggtggcacatgcctgtagccccagctgcttggaaggctgaggcaggagaattgctcccgggtgggaggcggaggttgcaatgagccaagattgtgccattgcactccagcctgggtgacagagcaagactctgtctcaaaaaaaaaaaaaaaaaagaaagaaagaaacctggtAGGCATTGCTAGAGACAAAAACCTAAGAGAGAATTCCAACAGGAAGGGGagatctggctgggcgtggtggctcaggctcaCTGCTagtggaatcccagcactttgggaggctgaggaaagaaggtcacttgagtccaggagttcatgagcagcctgggcaatacagcgagaccccgtgtctacaaaagattaataaattaacaaataaaaaataaagagcaaggGGAATCCGAAAAGCAGGCTCCCAGGAGGCACCAGCTTTAGACGTGCCTTGTGGCAAGTGGGGAGAGCTGATGAAGGGGAGGGTGCAGCTGGGGTGGGACTGTCCCGGGGGTGCTAACAGCCATGTAGGAGTGTGTGCCCACGAAATAGTTGGGAAAGCCTCGTGGGAGGCGGGGAGAGCTGCGCAGGAGAACTGGGAGGGACAGCTGCGCAGGAGACCTGGAGGGGAGAGCTGAGGGGGAGAGCTGGCTGGCAGAGCTGGGTGGGGAGAGCTTGGGGGAGAGTAGCAGGGAGGAGAGCTGGTGGGGAGAGCCGGGGCGGAGAGCTGGAGGGGAGAGCCAGCGGGGACTCACAGCCATGTAGGAGCGCGTGCCCACGAAGGAGTTGGCCATGGAGTCGATGAGCTGGCCGCTCACCCCGAAGTCACACAGCTTGATCTCCCCTCTAGAGTTCACGAGGATGTTGGAGGGCTTCACATCTGGGGGCGGCAGGCTGCGGGTGAGGGGTGCCCAACAGTTGCCTGCCGGCCCCCGGGGCTCTGGGGAGGGCGGGCTGGGCCTTACCTCGGTGCATGATCTGGTGCTTCTCTCGGAGGTACGCCAAGCCCCGGAGAACCTGCAGGGGAGCGCGGAGGGAGTCACGGGACAAGGCCGCCAGGGCTTAGCTCCTGACCGAGCCCGGGGGTCAGAGCTGAGCAGTCAGAGCTGGAGCGAGGGAGCTGCGGCAGGAACCGTTTCAGGCTGTGAGGAGCTCGCTGGGGTGGAGCAAGCGAGGCCAGAGACGAGACAGTGCTGACAGCCCTGTGCTGGCGTGTGCAAGTCAACCCCAGTTCCCACATGGCCGCAGTGCCGCCGATGCCACTACTGCCTTTGATTCAGAGCACACGGCTGAGCCCCAGGGAAGCTGAGACGGTGGTCCACGGCCCGGGAGTAGGCTGGGCTGCCGAGTTTGCCCACATCAGCCTGAAAGGCAGCATCTGGGGTCCCAGGGACTGTGCTAAGGGCCCCCAGACGGGACGGGCTAAGGGTGCCTGGGAAGGACGATGTTTCCCCCAGGCCCGCCCTGGAAGCAGCATCCCGAGAAGTGAAGCAAGCAGCACAGGCAGGGTGATGGCAGGTTTCAACTCTGAAACGTGTGTCTGGCAGCACGCGTCCTGTGTCTTAATCCAACACTGGTATGGGCAGGCGGGACTCGGCCCCTGCTATGGACAAGGTGCAAGCTCCTAGAAGCAACACGCACGGTCTGCTGAAACCACATGGCTCTACGGAGCAGCTGTGCTGGAGACCGGGCAGCAGAGATGCCCTTGGCCCCGGTGACATTTCTAACAGCAAGGGCAAGTGTGTCTGGAGGTCCTGGCGTCCCACATCCCACCCCAGAGTCTCCCTTTCAACAAGCTCCTGTCCCCTGCAATGTGCCAGCTGCCAACATCCCCCTGCCATGAGGGGCAGAGGGGACCAGCGTGGCAAACAGAGGATACTAAGAGTGAAGAGGGACCTATAACGTCTTCACTTGGCAGATGGTGACCTCAGGCCCCAAAAGGGACGTCACTTGTTCAAGCTCCACAGCAGGTGGGCACAGCCTTGGCCACTCTCTTTCTGCAGGGGCCACCCTAACCTCCACCACACTGTGAGTGGCTCCCGGAACCCTGGCCGTGTGGAAGAGGTCCGTGCAGAGTGTGGTGGGGGCGCGAGGTGGGTCTGCGGTGGACTCACCGCGATGCTGACTTTCCCCAGGATCTCCTCGGGAATCCTCTTGGCCTCTTTTAGCACCTGGTCCAGGGAGCCGCCATCCTAGAGGGCACACAAGGAGTGAGTGCAGGCTCTGCACAGGCGGCCGGGAAGCCACGGATGCGTCCCCCCACTCCCGGCGAGGGGGTGGTCTGCCTCCTGACGGGAAGCAGGGGCCGGAGCCCAACTCCACCCACGGGCCAAGGGCAGGGGGTCTTCTGACAGTTCTGCCTTTGGGTCTGAACACCCACCCACGAGGTGGGGAAGGAACAGGGCCCAGGGTGCCCCCGCCTCCCGTCCCATCCTCGAATCAGTTGCGTGACTCGGCCCTCCTGAGGTCGCCACGGCAGAGGCTCTGCTCCGGGCCAGCCCAAGCCGTGGCCGGGGGCTCAGCCAGCTGTGGGGCCCGCACTCCCTGCAGCCTACGTGGTGGGCCTGTCTGTGCGCCATGGGAGGCGGCCAGGCTGGAGACCAGCGTCTTGGGCCTGGGTCCTCTTCCCAGCACAcgaagggaaggggagggtgaGGGCGCGGAGGAGACGCGGGCGCTGCCCCGTGTGGGAGGAGGCGGCGGGTCGCTGTGTGCCCGTCCAGACCCCCACGGGGGCTCCCTCGCCAAGCCCTGCGGCTCCACTGCTGGGCATCTGCCCTGCGCCTGTCCCTGCCACCTAGGGCAGAAAGGCCAGGCCGAGTAGGACCAGGGGCCAGGGGGTGCATGGACTGCAGGAGGGATCCCAGTGAGGCCAGCCCAGGTGACGGTAACCTCGGCCCCTCCCTGCAGCCTGTGGTCTCCTCGCCACTGTGCCGGGCATCCTGCGGAGGGCCTGGAAACGAGTCATCATGGGTAGGCTGGTCCCGGGTGTGGCCCCACATCCATGTCATAAATGATGAAACAGAAATTCCATGTCTTGCCCAAGGCTGCCTGGCAACAAACCTGGGGACCAAAACCCCCAAATGCCAAAACCCCAGGCACTGGGAGCCACCCAAGGTGCCTCTTCAGAGGCAGAGGCTCCGGACACACCTGCCAGGCCACCCCCAGGACAGCAGGGGTGACAGGCCGAGTTCCCACTGCCACCGTCTGGCGTGCGTCTCTTCTGCGCTCAGCAGAGAGGAAAGTGGAACTGAGGCTAGAGAGGGCGGGCTGGGGGAGCCTGGAGAGGGCGGGCTGGGGGAGCCTGGAGAGGGTGGGCTGGGGGAGCCTGGAGAGGGTGGGCTGGGGAGCCTGGATTTCCCCACCATGCTGCTCCAGGACTCCTGCAAAAGCCCAGCCTTCCCTGGGATGGCTTTCATTCACATGGGTGGGAGGAGCCGGGGGAGAAATCCTGGGACTCAGGGGTGCCCGGGTTGCCGCTCTCTGGCCACTTCTGCCCAGCTAGGCTTGGAGAGAAAGGCCGAAGGCAGTTCTAGAAAACCCAACACGCTTTGAGACCTCTAAAGCACACACGTGACTCCATCCACCAGCTCCAGGCTGAAGACGCAGACACACAGGGTGAGAGGGCAGGTATGGCCAGGGCTCAGACAGCCCAGGAGGAGGTGCCAGGACGGGAGCTCCAGTGAGCCAGGGCCAGGTGGAAGCTGCTTCTATTCTCAGTTTTTATCAATCTACCTTAAAAGAATTACTTAAAATGAGGCCGGACATGGGCTGggagcggtgactcacgcctgtaatgccaggactttgggaggctgaggcaggtggatcacttgaggtcaggagtttgagaccagcctggccaatatggtaaaaccccatctccactaaaaataaaaaaaattagctgggcatggtggtgggtgcctgtaatctcagctactcgggaggctgaggcaggaagatcacctgaacctgggaggcagaggttgctgtgagtcgagatcgtgccacttctctccagcctgggcgagagagcaagactcctcaattaaaaaaaaaaaaaaaaaaaaaagccgcacgtggtggggcacacctataatcctaccactttgggaggccaaggcaaaaagaatgcttgagctgaggagtttgagaccatcccgagccacacagtgagaccccataccaaaattagccgggcgtggtggcgcacgcctgtagtcccagctactcagaaggccgaggcgggaggatcccttgaacctggcaggtcaaggttgcagtgagccgagatcacaccactgcactccagcctgggtgacagagcaagaccctgtctca from Pan paniscus chromosome 20, NHGRI_mPanPan1-v2.0_pri, whole genome shotgun sequence encodes the following:
- the MAP2K2 gene encoding dual specificity mitogen-activated protein kinase kinase 2 isoform X3 is translated as MLARRKPVLPALTINPTIAEGPSPTSEGASEANLVDLQKKLEELELDEQQKKRLEAFLTQKAKVGELKDDDFERISELGAGNGGVVTKVQHRPSGLIMARKLIHLEIKPAIRNQIIRELQVLHECNSPYIVGFYGAFYSDGEISICMEHMDGGSLDQVLKEAKRIPEEILGKVSIAVLRGLAYLREKHQIMHRDVKPSNILVNSRGEIKLCDFGVSGQLIDSMANSFVGTRSYMAPERLQGTHYSVQSDIWSMGLSLVELAVGRYPIPPPDAKELEAIFGRPVVDGEEGEPHSISPRPRPPGRPVSGHGMDSRPAMAIFELLDYIVNEPPPKLPNGVFTPDFQEFVNKCLIKNPAERADLKMLTNHTFIKRSEVEEVDFAGWLCKTLRLNQPGTPTRTAV